A single region of the Lotus japonicus ecotype B-129 chromosome 4, LjGifu_v1.2 genome encodes:
- the LOC130710473 gene encoding formin-like protein 13 isoform X1: protein MAMLRKLFFRKPPDGLLEICERVYVFDCCFTTEAWNEENYKVYIDGIVGQLRENSPDASILVFNFREEETKSQMANILSEYDITIMDYPRHYEGCPVLKMELIHHFLRSGESWLSLGHHNILLMHCESGGWPVLAFMLAALLIYRKVYTGEQRTLDMVYRQAPHELLRLLTPLYPIPSQLRYLQYVSRRNVALDWPPLDRALMLDCIILRIFPSFDGEGGCHPMFRIYGQDPFSTDKSPKMLYSMPKKSKNVRAYKQGECELIKIDINCHIQGDVVIETINLNGDMDREMMMFRVMFNTAFVRSNILMLNRDEIDILWDAKDHFPKDFRAEILFSEMDAAAAVIANRTSCFEEKEGLPIEAFAKVQEIFNHVDWMDPKADAALNVLQQISASAIINDKVDTISEQHVETGTSSHEKGPKMPQGKSNEAMKSLSSNKQSPNNDTSRKEEKTNNDGPTSQRSSTSDNNCQETPSTPGRTLASSNCLTGPTNRDMKQQASDLASSGSVDTSLSPRTPPLRPPSTSRVKEVYDSPPHMDSPPNHIYPSQSRHQSQDKSHSPISRPAPVTKLSHAFHSESPVDPVLHPPVSSATSIHPSSPLSSKTPTSEIPPVKTRLESSPPQPPTPPPPPTPPLRDKKLVRAGPPPPPPPPQKELHVRVEPIPPPPPPSSINEKPHVSDGPPPPPLPPLIEEQSVNFKTPPPPPPPRLSGEPAGPTVAPSPLAPPPPPPPAPSTTAPAAPPPPMPFGKGGVKPSNAFPGSLNVSDTVGPQSSSPTGSKGRVLSRTISSRNNTKKLKPLHWLKLSKAVQGSLWDETQKSGEASKAPEIDMSELESLFSAAVPSSGAKKSNTQSSAKPKSDKVQLIEHRRAYNCEIMLSKVKVPLHDLMNSVLELEESALDSDQVENLIKFCPTKEEMEIIKSYDGEKEKLGRCEQFFMALMKVPRVESKLRVFSFKIQFHSQVSDLRNSLNVVNSASEEIRNSVKFKRIMQTILSLGNALNQGTTRGSAIGFRLDSLLKLTETRARNNKMTLMHYLCKVLADKLPEVLDFSKDLTHLDPAAKIQLKFLAEEMQAINKGLEKVVQELSTSENDGPISETFRKKLKGFLCSAEAEVRSLASLYSGVGRNVDALILYFGEDPTRCPFEQVVTTLLNFTRMFNKAHEENCKQLELEMKKTADSEKKKCESERILPTAIRTGNVK from the exons ATGGCTATGCTCCGCAAGCTCTTCTTCCGCAAGCCCCCTGATGGCCTCCTCGAGATCTGTGAAAGAGTTTACG TTTTTGATTGCTGCTTCACAACGGAAGCATGGAATGAAGAGAATTACAAAGTGTACATAGATGGGATAGTTGGTCAGCTTAGGGAGAATTCGCCTGACGCTTcgattttggttttcaatttccgaGAGGAAGAGACCAAGAGTCAGATGGCGAATATATTGTCTGAGTATGACATTACTATCATGGACTATCCGCGGCACTACGAGGGTTGTCCGGTACTCAAAATGGAGCTGATTCATCACTTTTTGAGGTCGGGCGAGAGCTGGCTCTCGCTTGGGCATCATAATATATTGTTGATGCACTGCGAGAGCGGCGGTTGGCCTGTTTTGGCTTTTATGTTGGCTGCATTGTTGATTTATAGAAAGGTTTATACTGGGGAGCAGAGGACTTTGGATATGGTTTATAGGCAGGCTCCCCACGAGCTTCTGCGTTTGTTGACGCCGTTGTATCCCATTCCTTCTCAGCTGAGGTATTTGCAGTATGTTTCTAGGAGGAATGTGGCATTAGATTGGCCTCCGCTCGACAGGGCGCTCATGTTGGATTGCATCATTCTCAGAATCTTCCCAAGCTTTGACGGCGAAGGTGGTTGTCATCCCATGTTCAGAATTTACGGACAGGATCCTTTTAGCACAGATAAAAGTCCTAAGATGTTGTACTCAATGCCAAAGAAAAGCAAAAATGTCCGGGCTTACAAGCAG GGAGAGTGTGAACTAATTAAAATTGATATCAATTGCCATATTCAAGGTGATGTCGTGATTGAGACCATTAACTTGAATGGTGACATGGACCGTGAAATGATGATGTTTCGAGTAATGTTCAACACAGCTTTTGTTAGATCTAATATTCTGATGCTTAATCGGGATGAAATTGACATTTTATGGGATGCTAAAGATCACTTTCCAAAAGATTTCAGGGCTGAG ATCCTTTTCTCAGAGATGGATGCTGCTGCAGCAGTTATTGCGAATCGCACCTCATGCTTTGAGGAGAAAGAGGGGCTGCCTATTGAAGCATTTGCCAAGGTTCAAGAGATCTTTAACCATGTGGACTGGATGGACCCCAAGGCCGATGCTGCACTAAATGTGCTCCAACAGATAAGTGCTTCGGCTATAATAAATGACAAGGTGGATACAATTTCTGAACAACATGTGGAAACTGGCACTTCATCACATGAAAAAGGTCCTAAAATGCCTCAAGGGAAGTCAAATGAAGCAATGAAGTCTCTATCCTCGAATAAGCAATCTCCAAATAATGATACAAGTAGAAAAGAGGAAAAGACAAATAATGATGGTCCTACTTCACAGCGGTCTAGTACATCTGACAACAACTGTCAAGAGACACCCAGCACACCTGGAAGAACCTTAGCATCCAGTAATTGTCTGACAGGTCCTACAAATCGTGACATGAAACAGCAGGCGTCTGATCTTGCCTCATCTGGTTCTGTGGATACTTCTCTTTCCCCTCGTACGCCTCCTTTGCGGCCTCCCTCGACTAGTCGAGTTAAAGAAGTTTATGATTCCCCTCCCCACATGGATTCGCCTCCTAATCATATCTATCCTTCTCAATCAAGACACCAATCACAAGATAAAAGCCATTCACCTATTTCCAGACCTGCACCTGTTACTAAATTGTCACATGCTTTTCATAGTGAGTCACCTGTTGACCCTGTGTTGCATCCTCCAGTTTCATCAGCTACATCAATTCATCCATCCTCTCCACTTTCTTCCAAAACACCTACAAGTGAGATTCCACCTGTTAAAACAAGACTTGAGTCTTCCCCTCCACAACCTCCaactccacctcctcctcctacCCCTCCACTAAGAGATAAAAAACTAGTTAGAGCTggacctccacctccaccacctcctccacagAAGGAACTACATGTTCGAGTTGAACccattcctcctcctcctcctccatcttCTATTAATGAGAAGCCACATGTTAGCGATGGACCCCCTCCTCCCCCTCTGCCTCCTCTAATAGAGGAGCAATCTGTTAACTTTAAAACCCCACCTCCTCCGCCTCCTCCTCGTCTTTCTGGCGAACCTGCAGGTCCTACTGTGGCACCATCACCACTAGCTCCTcccccgccaccaccaccagcacCTTCTACCACCGCACCAGCTGCACCGCCACCTCCAATGCCCTTTGGTAAAGGAGGTGTAAAACCAAGTAATGCTTTTCCAGGGTCTCTTAATGTGTCAGACACAGTGGGACCTCAATCTAGTTCACCCACTGGTTCAAAGGGGAGAGTTTTATCACGTACAATCAGCTCAAGGAATAATACCAAAAAGTTGAAGCCATTACATTGGTTGAAACTATCTAAAGCAGTGCAAGGAAGTTTGTGGGATGAGACACAGAAATCTGGTGAAGCTTCCAA AGCCCCGGAGATTGATATGTCTGAGCTTGAGAGTCTCTTCTCAGCAGCAGTCCCAAGTTCAGGTGCCAAGAAGTCAAACACTCAAAGCTCTGCCAAGCCTAAATCTGATAAAGTGCAATTG ATTGAGCACAGGCGAGCATATAATTGTGAAATCATGCTTTCAAAAGTGAAGGTGCCGTTGCATGATTTAATG AACTCAGTGCTAGAACTGGAAGAGTCAGCGCTAGACAGTGATCAGGTTGAGAACCTTATAAAGTTTTGTCCTACGAAAGAGGAGATGGAAATAATCAAG AGTTATGATGGGGAAAAGGAGAAGTTGGGGAGATGTGAACAG TTCTTCATGGCGTTGATGAAAGTACCCAGGGTAGAATCCAAGCTCAGAGTTTTTTCATTCAAGATTCAGTTCCACTCTCAG GTTTCGGACCTTAGAAATAGCTTGAATGTTGTGAATTCTGCTTCAGAAGAG ATCAGGAATTCCGTCAAATTCAAGAGAATAATGCAAACAATACTTTCTCTAGGGAATGCTCTGAACCAAGGAACTACAAGGG gttctgcTATTGGATTCCGATTAGATAGCCTTCTCAAACTCACTGAGACACGTGCACGGAACAACAAGATGACTCTCATGCATTATCTATGTAAG GTGCTGGCTGACAAATTGCCCGAAGTTTTAGACTTCTCCAAAGATCTTACTCACCTAGACCCAGCAGCAAAG ATCCAATTGAAGTTTCTGGCAGAGGAGATGcaagctataaataaaggaTTAGAGAAAGTTGTACAGGAATTGTCAACCTCTGAAAATGATGGTCCTATATCAGAAACTTTCCGCAAG AAATTGAAAGGGTTCCTGTGTTCTGCTGAAGCTGAAGTCCGTTCATTGGCTTCTCTATATTCTGGCGTG GGAAGGAACGTGGATGCACTGATTCTTTATTTTGGTGAAGATCCAACTCGCTGCCCATTTGAGCAAG TTGTCACAACTTTGCTCAACTTTACTAGAATGTTCAACAAAGCCCATGAAGAAAACTGCAAGCAACTAGAGCTTGAAATGAAGAAAACAGCAGATAGTGAGAAAAAAAAGTGTGAATCGGAAAGGATATTACCTACAGCAATCCGGACTGGCAATGTCAAATAA
- the LOC130710473 gene encoding formin-like protein 13 isoform X3, translating to MAMLRKLFFRKPPDGLLEICERVYVFDCCFTTEAWNEENYKVYIDGIVGQLRENSPDASILVFNFREEETKSQMANILSEYDITIMDYPRHYEGCPVLKMELIHHFLRSGESWLSLGHHNILLMHCESGGWPVLAFMLAALLIYRKVYTGEQRTLDMVYRQAPHELLRLLTPLYPIPSQLRYLQYVSRRNVALDWPPLDRALMLDCIILRIFPSFDGEGGCHPMFRIYGQDPFSTDKSPKMLYSMPKKSKNVRAYKQGECELIKIDINCHIQGDVVIETINLNGDMDREMMMFRVMFNTAFVRSNILMLNRDEIDILWDAKDHFPKDFRAEILFSEMDAAAAVIANRTSCFEEKEGLPIEAFAKVQEIFNHVDWMDPKADAALNVLQQISASAIINDKVDTISEQHVETGTSSHEKGPKMPQGKSNEAMKSLSSNKQSPNNDTSRKEEKTNNDGPTSQRSSTSDNNCQETPSTPGRTLASSNCLTGPTNRDMKQQASDLASSGSVDTSLSPRTPPLRPPSTSRVKEVYDSPPHMDSPPNHIYPSQSRHQSQDKSHSPISRPAPVTKLSHAFHSESPVDPVLHPPVSSATSIHPSSPLSSKTPTSEIPPVKTRLESSPPQPPTPPPPPTPPLRDKKLVRAGPPPPPPPPQKELHVRVEPIPPPPPPSSINEKPHVSDGPPPPPLPPLIEEQSVNFKTPPPPPPPRLSGEPAGPTVAPSPLAPPPPPPPAPSTTAPAAPPPPMPFGKGGVKPSNAFPGSLNVSDTVGPQSSSPTGSKGRVLSRTISSRNNTKKLKPLHWLKLSKAVQGSLWDETQKSGEASKAPEIDMSELESLFSAAVPSSGAKKSNTQSSAKPKSDKVQLIEHRRAYNCEIMLSKVKVPLHDLMNSVLELEESALDSDQVENLIKFCPTKEEMEIIKSYDGEKEKLGRCEQFFMALMKVPRVESKLRVFSFKIQFHSQVSDLRNSLNVVNSASEEIRNSVKFKRIMQTILSLGNALNQGTTRGSAIGFRLDSLLKLTETRARNNKMTLMHYLCAG from the exons ATGGCTATGCTCCGCAAGCTCTTCTTCCGCAAGCCCCCTGATGGCCTCCTCGAGATCTGTGAAAGAGTTTACG TTTTTGATTGCTGCTTCACAACGGAAGCATGGAATGAAGAGAATTACAAAGTGTACATAGATGGGATAGTTGGTCAGCTTAGGGAGAATTCGCCTGACGCTTcgattttggttttcaatttccgaGAGGAAGAGACCAAGAGTCAGATGGCGAATATATTGTCTGAGTATGACATTACTATCATGGACTATCCGCGGCACTACGAGGGTTGTCCGGTACTCAAAATGGAGCTGATTCATCACTTTTTGAGGTCGGGCGAGAGCTGGCTCTCGCTTGGGCATCATAATATATTGTTGATGCACTGCGAGAGCGGCGGTTGGCCTGTTTTGGCTTTTATGTTGGCTGCATTGTTGATTTATAGAAAGGTTTATACTGGGGAGCAGAGGACTTTGGATATGGTTTATAGGCAGGCTCCCCACGAGCTTCTGCGTTTGTTGACGCCGTTGTATCCCATTCCTTCTCAGCTGAGGTATTTGCAGTATGTTTCTAGGAGGAATGTGGCATTAGATTGGCCTCCGCTCGACAGGGCGCTCATGTTGGATTGCATCATTCTCAGAATCTTCCCAAGCTTTGACGGCGAAGGTGGTTGTCATCCCATGTTCAGAATTTACGGACAGGATCCTTTTAGCACAGATAAAAGTCCTAAGATGTTGTACTCAATGCCAAAGAAAAGCAAAAATGTCCGGGCTTACAAGCAG GGAGAGTGTGAACTAATTAAAATTGATATCAATTGCCATATTCAAGGTGATGTCGTGATTGAGACCATTAACTTGAATGGTGACATGGACCGTGAAATGATGATGTTTCGAGTAATGTTCAACACAGCTTTTGTTAGATCTAATATTCTGATGCTTAATCGGGATGAAATTGACATTTTATGGGATGCTAAAGATCACTTTCCAAAAGATTTCAGGGCTGAG ATCCTTTTCTCAGAGATGGATGCTGCTGCAGCAGTTATTGCGAATCGCACCTCATGCTTTGAGGAGAAAGAGGGGCTGCCTATTGAAGCATTTGCCAAGGTTCAAGAGATCTTTAACCATGTGGACTGGATGGACCCCAAGGCCGATGCTGCACTAAATGTGCTCCAACAGATAAGTGCTTCGGCTATAATAAATGACAAGGTGGATACAATTTCTGAACAACATGTGGAAACTGGCACTTCATCACATGAAAAAGGTCCTAAAATGCCTCAAGGGAAGTCAAATGAAGCAATGAAGTCTCTATCCTCGAATAAGCAATCTCCAAATAATGATACAAGTAGAAAAGAGGAAAAGACAAATAATGATGGTCCTACTTCACAGCGGTCTAGTACATCTGACAACAACTGTCAAGAGACACCCAGCACACCTGGAAGAACCTTAGCATCCAGTAATTGTCTGACAGGTCCTACAAATCGTGACATGAAACAGCAGGCGTCTGATCTTGCCTCATCTGGTTCTGTGGATACTTCTCTTTCCCCTCGTACGCCTCCTTTGCGGCCTCCCTCGACTAGTCGAGTTAAAGAAGTTTATGATTCCCCTCCCCACATGGATTCGCCTCCTAATCATATCTATCCTTCTCAATCAAGACACCAATCACAAGATAAAAGCCATTCACCTATTTCCAGACCTGCACCTGTTACTAAATTGTCACATGCTTTTCATAGTGAGTCACCTGTTGACCCTGTGTTGCATCCTCCAGTTTCATCAGCTACATCAATTCATCCATCCTCTCCACTTTCTTCCAAAACACCTACAAGTGAGATTCCACCTGTTAAAACAAGACTTGAGTCTTCCCCTCCACAACCTCCaactccacctcctcctcctacCCCTCCACTAAGAGATAAAAAACTAGTTAGAGCTggacctccacctccaccacctcctccacagAAGGAACTACATGTTCGAGTTGAACccattcctcctcctcctcctccatcttCTATTAATGAGAAGCCACATGTTAGCGATGGACCCCCTCCTCCCCCTCTGCCTCCTCTAATAGAGGAGCAATCTGTTAACTTTAAAACCCCACCTCCTCCGCCTCCTCCTCGTCTTTCTGGCGAACCTGCAGGTCCTACTGTGGCACCATCACCACTAGCTCCTcccccgccaccaccaccagcacCTTCTACCACCGCACCAGCTGCACCGCCACCTCCAATGCCCTTTGGTAAAGGAGGTGTAAAACCAAGTAATGCTTTTCCAGGGTCTCTTAATGTGTCAGACACAGTGGGACCTCAATCTAGTTCACCCACTGGTTCAAAGGGGAGAGTTTTATCACGTACAATCAGCTCAAGGAATAATACCAAAAAGTTGAAGCCATTACATTGGTTGAAACTATCTAAAGCAGTGCAAGGAAGTTTGTGGGATGAGACACAGAAATCTGGTGAAGCTTCCAA AGCCCCGGAGATTGATATGTCTGAGCTTGAGAGTCTCTTCTCAGCAGCAGTCCCAAGTTCAGGTGCCAAGAAGTCAAACACTCAAAGCTCTGCCAAGCCTAAATCTGATAAAGTGCAATTG ATTGAGCACAGGCGAGCATATAATTGTGAAATCATGCTTTCAAAAGTGAAGGTGCCGTTGCATGATTTAATG AACTCAGTGCTAGAACTGGAAGAGTCAGCGCTAGACAGTGATCAGGTTGAGAACCTTATAAAGTTTTGTCCTACGAAAGAGGAGATGGAAATAATCAAG AGTTATGATGGGGAAAAGGAGAAGTTGGGGAGATGTGAACAG TTCTTCATGGCGTTGATGAAAGTACCCAGGGTAGAATCCAAGCTCAGAGTTTTTTCATTCAAGATTCAGTTCCACTCTCAG GTTTCGGACCTTAGAAATAGCTTGAATGTTGTGAATTCTGCTTCAGAAGAG ATCAGGAATTCCGTCAAATTCAAGAGAATAATGCAAACAATACTTTCTCTAGGGAATGCTCTGAACCAAGGAACTACAAGGG gttctgcTATTGGATTCCGATTAGATAGCCTTCTCAAACTCACTGAGACACGTGCACGGAACAACAAGATGACTCTCATGCATTATCTAT GTGCTGGCTGA
- the LOC130710473 gene encoding formin-like protein 13 isoform X2 encodes MAMLRKLFFRKPPDGLLEICERVYVFDCCFTTEAWNEENYKVYIDGIVGQLRENSPDASILVFNFREEETKSQMANILSEYDITIMDYPRHYEGCPVLKMELIHHFLRSGESWLSLGHHNILLMHCESGGWPVLAFMLAALLIYRKVYTGEQRTLDMVYRQAPHELLRLLTPLYPIPSQLRYLQYVSRRNVALDWPPLDRALMLDCIILRIFPSFDGEGGCHPMFRIYGQDPFSTDKSPKMLYSMPKKSKNVRAYKQGECELIKIDINCHIQGDVVIETINLNGDMDREMMMFRVMFNTAFVRSNILMLNRDEIDILWDAKDHFPKDFRAEILFSEMDAAAAVIANRTSCFEEKEGLPIEAFAKVQEIFNHVDWMDPKADAALNVLQQISASAIINDKVDTISEQHVETGTSSHEKGPKMPQGKSNEAMKSLSSNKQSPNNDTSRKEEKTNNDGPTSQRSSTSDNNCQETPSTPGRTLASSNCLTGPTNRDMKQQASDLASSGSVDTSLSPRTPPLRPPSTSRVKEVYDSPPHMDSPPNHIYPSQSRHQSQDKSHSPISRPAPVTKLSHAFHSESPVDPVLHPPVSSATSIHPSSPLSSKTPTSEIPPVKTRLESSPPQPPTPPPPPTPPLRDKKLVRAGPPPPPPPPQKELHVRVEPIPPPPPPSSINEKPHVSDGPPPPPLPPLIEEQSVNFKTPPPPPPPRLSGEPAGPTVAPSPLAPPPPPPPAPSTTAPAAPPPPMPFGKGGVKPSNAFPGSLNVSDTVGPQSSSPTGSKGRVLSRTISSRNNTKKLKPLHWLKLSKAVQGSLWDETQKSGEASKAPEIDMSELESLFSAAVPSSGAKKSNTQSSAKPKSDKVQLIEHRRAYNCEIMLSKVKVPLHDLMNSVLELEESALDSDQVENLIKFCPTKEEMEIIKSYDGEKEKLGRCEQFFMALMKVPRVESKLRVFSFKIQFHSQVSDLRNSLNVVNSASEEIRNSVKFKRIMQTILSLGNALNQGTTRGSAIGFRLDSLLKLTETRARNNKMTLMHYLCKVLADKLPEVLDFSKDLTHLDPAAKIQLKFLAEEMQAINKGLEKVVQELSTSENDGPISETFRKVN; translated from the exons ATGGCTATGCTCCGCAAGCTCTTCTTCCGCAAGCCCCCTGATGGCCTCCTCGAGATCTGTGAAAGAGTTTACG TTTTTGATTGCTGCTTCACAACGGAAGCATGGAATGAAGAGAATTACAAAGTGTACATAGATGGGATAGTTGGTCAGCTTAGGGAGAATTCGCCTGACGCTTcgattttggttttcaatttccgaGAGGAAGAGACCAAGAGTCAGATGGCGAATATATTGTCTGAGTATGACATTACTATCATGGACTATCCGCGGCACTACGAGGGTTGTCCGGTACTCAAAATGGAGCTGATTCATCACTTTTTGAGGTCGGGCGAGAGCTGGCTCTCGCTTGGGCATCATAATATATTGTTGATGCACTGCGAGAGCGGCGGTTGGCCTGTTTTGGCTTTTATGTTGGCTGCATTGTTGATTTATAGAAAGGTTTATACTGGGGAGCAGAGGACTTTGGATATGGTTTATAGGCAGGCTCCCCACGAGCTTCTGCGTTTGTTGACGCCGTTGTATCCCATTCCTTCTCAGCTGAGGTATTTGCAGTATGTTTCTAGGAGGAATGTGGCATTAGATTGGCCTCCGCTCGACAGGGCGCTCATGTTGGATTGCATCATTCTCAGAATCTTCCCAAGCTTTGACGGCGAAGGTGGTTGTCATCCCATGTTCAGAATTTACGGACAGGATCCTTTTAGCACAGATAAAAGTCCTAAGATGTTGTACTCAATGCCAAAGAAAAGCAAAAATGTCCGGGCTTACAAGCAG GGAGAGTGTGAACTAATTAAAATTGATATCAATTGCCATATTCAAGGTGATGTCGTGATTGAGACCATTAACTTGAATGGTGACATGGACCGTGAAATGATGATGTTTCGAGTAATGTTCAACACAGCTTTTGTTAGATCTAATATTCTGATGCTTAATCGGGATGAAATTGACATTTTATGGGATGCTAAAGATCACTTTCCAAAAGATTTCAGGGCTGAG ATCCTTTTCTCAGAGATGGATGCTGCTGCAGCAGTTATTGCGAATCGCACCTCATGCTTTGAGGAGAAAGAGGGGCTGCCTATTGAAGCATTTGCCAAGGTTCAAGAGATCTTTAACCATGTGGACTGGATGGACCCCAAGGCCGATGCTGCACTAAATGTGCTCCAACAGATAAGTGCTTCGGCTATAATAAATGACAAGGTGGATACAATTTCTGAACAACATGTGGAAACTGGCACTTCATCACATGAAAAAGGTCCTAAAATGCCTCAAGGGAAGTCAAATGAAGCAATGAAGTCTCTATCCTCGAATAAGCAATCTCCAAATAATGATACAAGTAGAAAAGAGGAAAAGACAAATAATGATGGTCCTACTTCACAGCGGTCTAGTACATCTGACAACAACTGTCAAGAGACACCCAGCACACCTGGAAGAACCTTAGCATCCAGTAATTGTCTGACAGGTCCTACAAATCGTGACATGAAACAGCAGGCGTCTGATCTTGCCTCATCTGGTTCTGTGGATACTTCTCTTTCCCCTCGTACGCCTCCTTTGCGGCCTCCCTCGACTAGTCGAGTTAAAGAAGTTTATGATTCCCCTCCCCACATGGATTCGCCTCCTAATCATATCTATCCTTCTCAATCAAGACACCAATCACAAGATAAAAGCCATTCACCTATTTCCAGACCTGCACCTGTTACTAAATTGTCACATGCTTTTCATAGTGAGTCACCTGTTGACCCTGTGTTGCATCCTCCAGTTTCATCAGCTACATCAATTCATCCATCCTCTCCACTTTCTTCCAAAACACCTACAAGTGAGATTCCACCTGTTAAAACAAGACTTGAGTCTTCCCCTCCACAACCTCCaactccacctcctcctcctacCCCTCCACTAAGAGATAAAAAACTAGTTAGAGCTggacctccacctccaccacctcctccacagAAGGAACTACATGTTCGAGTTGAACccattcctcctcctcctcctccatcttCTATTAATGAGAAGCCACATGTTAGCGATGGACCCCCTCCTCCCCCTCTGCCTCCTCTAATAGAGGAGCAATCTGTTAACTTTAAAACCCCACCTCCTCCGCCTCCTCCTCGTCTTTCTGGCGAACCTGCAGGTCCTACTGTGGCACCATCACCACTAGCTCCTcccccgccaccaccaccagcacCTTCTACCACCGCACCAGCTGCACCGCCACCTCCAATGCCCTTTGGTAAAGGAGGTGTAAAACCAAGTAATGCTTTTCCAGGGTCTCTTAATGTGTCAGACACAGTGGGACCTCAATCTAGTTCACCCACTGGTTCAAAGGGGAGAGTTTTATCACGTACAATCAGCTCAAGGAATAATACCAAAAAGTTGAAGCCATTACATTGGTTGAAACTATCTAAAGCAGTGCAAGGAAGTTTGTGGGATGAGACACAGAAATCTGGTGAAGCTTCCAA AGCCCCGGAGATTGATATGTCTGAGCTTGAGAGTCTCTTCTCAGCAGCAGTCCCAAGTTCAGGTGCCAAGAAGTCAAACACTCAAAGCTCTGCCAAGCCTAAATCTGATAAAGTGCAATTG ATTGAGCACAGGCGAGCATATAATTGTGAAATCATGCTTTCAAAAGTGAAGGTGCCGTTGCATGATTTAATG AACTCAGTGCTAGAACTGGAAGAGTCAGCGCTAGACAGTGATCAGGTTGAGAACCTTATAAAGTTTTGTCCTACGAAAGAGGAGATGGAAATAATCAAG AGTTATGATGGGGAAAAGGAGAAGTTGGGGAGATGTGAACAG TTCTTCATGGCGTTGATGAAAGTACCCAGGGTAGAATCCAAGCTCAGAGTTTTTTCATTCAAGATTCAGTTCCACTCTCAG GTTTCGGACCTTAGAAATAGCTTGAATGTTGTGAATTCTGCTTCAGAAGAG ATCAGGAATTCCGTCAAATTCAAGAGAATAATGCAAACAATACTTTCTCTAGGGAATGCTCTGAACCAAGGAACTACAAGGG gttctgcTATTGGATTCCGATTAGATAGCCTTCTCAAACTCACTGAGACACGTGCACGGAACAACAAGATGACTCTCATGCATTATCTATGTAAG GTGCTGGCTGACAAATTGCCCGAAGTTTTAGACTTCTCCAAAGATCTTACTCACCTAGACCCAGCAGCAAAG ATCCAATTGAAGTTTCTGGCAGAGGAGATGcaagctataaataaaggaTTAGAGAAAGTTGTACAGGAATTGTCAACCTCTGAAAATGATGGTCCTATATCAGAAACTTTCCGCAAGGT AAATTGA